The Balnearium lithotrophicum region TAAAGGAAAGGAGATTTACGGTTCTCAAACCTTTGACCAATCACTCTATGACTTATGGAAGAAGGGACTGATAACGAGGGAAGATGCTCTTAAGTACGCATCACGTCCAGACGATTTGAAACTTAAAATGGAAGGAATCTTTACAGGTGGAGAAGAAATTTAAGGGAGCTCTCTCCTACGCTATCTCTCTCCTTTCGAAAAGGGACTATTCAGTTAAAGAACTACTAAGAAAAGTTAAGGTTAAGTTTCCAGATTTAAAAGAAGAAGAATTAAAACTTCTGGAAGAGGAGCTCTTAGAAAATAAATTCCTGGATGAAAAGAGAGCCGTTGTTAATTACTTTCTTTCAAAAATTGAAAGAGGCTGGGGGAAAAGGAAAATTAAAGGGAACCTGTTAAAGTTAGGGTTTCCTGAGGAGTTAATTGATGAAGTTTTTTTAACTGTTCCTTTTGACTACTCCTTTATTGTCCAAGAATTAGGAAAAAGATACGAATTGGAAAATAGGAAAGAGAGAGAAAGGGCAAAGAGATTTTTACTTCAAAGGGGATTCTCATTTCAAGAAATACATGAAATTCTAAGAATGATAAAGGAAAGAGATTAGGTTAAAATAGGCAAAACTCTTCTTAGCTGGAGAAACGATGAAGTGGACGGGAAACGAGATAAGGGAAACTTTTCTTAAATTTTTTGAAGATAAAGGTCACGTTAGGGTAAAGAGTTCTCCACTAATTCCGAAGAATGATCCAACGTTGCTCTTTACAAATGCAGGAATGGTTCAGTTTAAGGACTACTTCTTGGGAAAGGAAAAACCACCGTTTAAGAGGGCTACCTCCTGTCAAAAGTGTATGAGAGCTGGAGGGAAGCACAACGACCTTGAAAATGTTGGGAAAAC contains the following coding sequences:
- a CDS encoding regulatory protein RecX: MEKKFKGALSYAISLLSKRDYSVKELLRKVKVKFPDLKEEELKLLEEELLENKFLDEKRAVVNYFLSKIERGWGKRKIKGNLLKLGFPEELIDEVFLTVPFDYSFIVQELGKRYELENRKERERAKRFLLQRGFSFQEIHEILRMIKERD